The following are encoded in a window of Cygnus atratus isolate AKBS03 ecotype Queensland, Australia chromosome 8, CAtr_DNAZoo_HiC_assembly, whole genome shotgun sequence genomic DNA:
- the RGS21 gene encoding regulator of G-protein signaling 21, translating to MPVKCCFHRSNIEETMASSESVDTLLANKDGLEAFRKFLKSEFSEENVEFWLACEDFKKTKSSTKITLKAQRIYSDFIEADAPKEINIDFHTRNHISQNISEPTLSCFDDAQRLIYSLMAKDSFPRFLRSNEYKELVKKQQNRNQKRWLPFL from the exons ATGCCAGTGAA ATGTTGTTTCCACAGGTCAAACATCGAGGAAACAATGGCTTCGTCTGAGTCTGTGGACACACTACTAGCTAATAAAG atGGCTTGGAGGCTTTTAGGAAGTTTTTGAAGTCAGAGTTCAGTGAGGAGAACGTAGAGTTCTGGCTGGCTTGCGAGGACTTCAAAAAAACCAAGTCCTCCACCAAGATCACCTTAAAAGCCCAAAGGATTTATTCTGACTTTATAGAAGCTGATGCTCCAAAGGAG ATAAATATTGACTTCCATACCAGAAACCACATCTCTCAGAATATCTCCGAGCCCACCCTCAGTTGCTTTGATGATGCTCAAAGGTTAATTTATAGTCTCATGGCAAAGGACTCTTTTCCCAGGTTTCTAAGGTCAAACGAGTATAAGGAACTAGTAAAGAAGCAACAGAATAGAAATCAAAAGAGGTGGCTCCCGTTtttgtga
- the RGS18 gene encoding regulator of G-protein signaling 18, producing MENPLLLFPQLNISASKDKSYYKVTKSAVKEEPNKASKAGAKQKRNRLSLLLQRSEYHEGEHLGKPGNLTKASSVSPEEAVKWGESFDKLLSQKAGLDAFTNFLKTEFSEENIEFWIACEDYKKSKTTHELFPKAKTIYETFIQKDAPKEVNLDFQTKEVTSQNIEQPVITTFDAAQNIVYRLMEQDSYPRFLRSDPYLNLVKGRNPSRPTLRRRSRSFTVNDFQGVRPDFTVW from the exons ATGGAGAACCCACTTCTTTTATTCCCCCAGCTAAACATTTCTGCTTCGAAGGATAAATCCTATTACAAAGTCACGAAGTCAGCAGTTAAGGAAGAGCCAAATAAAGCAAGCAAGGCTGG agcaaagcagaagagaaataggCTGAGCCTTCTCCTGCAGAGGTCTGAATACCACGAAGGTGAACATCTTGGTAAACCTGGAAACTTGACAAAAGCATCAAG TGTGTCTCCCGAAGAAGCAGTGAAATGGGGTGAATCTTTTGACAAATTGCTTTCCCAGAAAG CTGGACTGGATGCCTTTAcaaactttctgaaaactgaGTTCAGCGAGGAGAACATCGAGTTCTGGATAGCTTGCGAGGattacaagaaaagcaaaactacaCATGAACTTTTCCCAAAAGCTAAGACCATCTATGAAACATTCATACAAAAAGATGCTCCAAAAGAG GTGAATTTGGACTTCCAAACCAAAGAAGTTACAAGTCAGAATATTGAACAGCCCGTCATCACCACCTTTGATGCAGCACAAAACATAGTCTACAGGCTGATGGAGCAAGACAGCTATCCGCGTTTCCTAAGATCTGATCCTTATTTAAATTTGGTTAAGGGAAGAAATCCCAGTCGTCCCACTCTTAGGAGGAGGTCACGATCTTTTACGGTCAATGATTTCCAGGGTGTGCGGCCAGACTTTACTGTTTGGTAA